One window from the genome of Cyclobacterium amurskyense encodes:
- a CDS encoding sugar phosphate isomerase/epimerase family protein, which yields MLKKYWVFMALPVLLLGLASMVKNPAQEWSVRKSDWNIGVALYSFNRFPFPTTLEKAKTAGVKFVEGFDFHKLGSDFGDKTMNELVPSDAKKVRKLLKQNGLKMKSMYVGKAQDKEGWEKAFELAKSLKIEYLVAEPKREHWDMVDKLAGEYKIKIALHQHSREAGSIYWHPDSVLSAIKNHPNFGACGDLGHWTRSGLEAVESLKKLEGHLISIHLKDLDASKQSAKDVMVGEGVIDFEGVVQELQRQRFDGEVYAECEHKMEDNLEDVTHAVKYFGNLTP from the coding sequence ATGTTAAAAAAATATTGGGTGTTTATGGCTTTGCCAGTACTCTTGCTTGGTTTGGCAAGCATGGTGAAAAATCCTGCACAGGAATGGTCAGTTAGAAAAAGTGACTGGAACATCGGCGTGGCCTTGTATTCCTTCAATAGGTTTCCTTTTCCTACCACATTGGAAAAGGCAAAAACTGCGGGAGTAAAATTTGTGGAAGGCTTTGATTTTCACAAGTTAGGTTCAGATTTTGGTGATAAAACCATGAATGAACTGGTACCTTCAGATGCGAAAAAAGTTAGAAAACTTTTGAAGCAGAATGGGTTGAAGATGAAATCCATGTATGTGGGCAAAGCACAAGACAAAGAAGGTTGGGAAAAAGCTTTTGAGTTGGCTAAATCCTTGAAAATTGAATACCTGGTAGCTGAACCTAAAAGAGAGCATTGGGACATGGTGGATAAACTTGCCGGAGAGTATAAGATCAAAATAGCCTTGCACCAGCATTCAAGGGAGGCCGGAAGTATTTACTGGCATCCGGATTCAGTCCTATCCGCCATCAAGAACCATCCGAATTTCGGGGCCTGTGGAGATTTGGGACATTGGACTAGAAGTGGTCTTGAAGCTGTAGAAAGCCTTAAAAAGCTGGAAGGCCATTTGATCAGCATTCACCTTAAGGACCTTGATGCTTCCAAACAATCCGCTAAGGATGTGATGGTAGGTGAAGGAGTGATTGACTTTGAAGGTGTGGTTCAAGAGCTTCAAAGGCAGCGATTTGATGGGGAAGTCTATGCGGAATGTGAACATAAAATGGAGGATAATCTTGAAGATGTCACCCATGCTGTCAAGTATTTTGGCAACCTGACTCCTTGA
- a CDS encoding RagB/SusD family nutrient uptake outer membrane protein: MKKITIYISVLLLVVISACNDEYLERYPLDQISDAQFWSTSTDLELYANQFYIDLRDPQVNWRKDDKSDNNAPGDRNSYLWGEYVIPATGGGWGKSDWQPIRRCNYALARIADMEKDALVLRYEGEIRFFKSFYYQKMIERFGDVPWYEEDLQTDSEGLVKARDSRKVVFENMLMDLDFAIENLPEESGENRLTKYVALTFKAEACLFEGTFRKYHGLGDHEEILAEAAEAAEEVINSGRFSLYSTGNPEQDYFDLFVQQNLTGNSEVIFFQRFIEGIRMHNNVRSLGEPHTGYTKDFVQSYLSKDGLPIALSPLYQGDENFEEEFVDRDPRMKQSIYVPDRPYRIYSDGSVDYRTMPEFDNNYVTTSYYITKGYSPYEVDRLQNQTTIDVFTYRYGKLLVTYAEAKAELGEATQEVLDNSINLLRDRVGMPHLMVDVGFEDPNWPNWEVPVTPLINEIRRERRIETAGEGTRWEDLVRWKAGKLIENPLTYVGATDPETGEYRVIYPGNTRTWNDKLYLYPIPVQELSLNPQLTQNPGWE; encoded by the coding sequence GTGAAAAAGATAACTATATATATTTCTGTTTTATTACTTGTAGTAATTTCTGCTTGTAACGATGAATATTTGGAGAGGTATCCCCTGGATCAAATTAGTGACGCCCAGTTTTGGAGCACCTCTACAGATCTTGAGCTTTATGCCAATCAATTTTATATTGACTTGAGAGATCCACAAGTTAATTGGAGAAAAGATGATAAATCGGACAACAATGCCCCTGGTGATAGGAATTCTTACCTTTGGGGTGAATATGTAATACCTGCTACTGGAGGAGGTTGGGGCAAAAGTGATTGGCAACCGATTAGACGTTGCAATTATGCCTTGGCTAGAATAGCAGATATGGAAAAAGATGCCTTGGTCCTGCGGTATGAAGGTGAGATAAGATTTTTCAAATCCTTTTATTACCAAAAGATGATCGAACGTTTTGGAGATGTTCCATGGTATGAAGAGGATTTACAAACAGATTCCGAAGGCTTGGTCAAAGCCAGGGATTCCAGAAAGGTAGTATTTGAAAATATGCTGATGGATTTGGACTTTGCCATTGAGAATTTACCTGAAGAATCGGGTGAAAATCGACTGACCAAATATGTAGCACTTACTTTCAAGGCAGAAGCCTGTCTTTTTGAAGGGACTTTTAGAAAGTATCATGGTTTGGGTGATCATGAAGAGATTTTAGCTGAAGCGGCAGAGGCGGCTGAAGAAGTAATTAACTCTGGTAGATTTAGTCTTTATTCCACAGGTAACCCAGAACAAGATTATTTTGATCTTTTTGTTCAACAAAACCTCACTGGTAATTCAGAAGTCATTTTTTTCCAAAGGTTTATAGAAGGAATCCGCATGCATAATAATGTAAGGTCATTAGGAGAACCACATACAGGTTACACTAAAGACTTTGTACAGTCCTATTTGAGTAAAGATGGACTTCCAATAGCTCTAAGTCCTTTATATCAGGGAGATGAAAATTTTGAGGAAGAGTTTGTAGACAGGGATCCAAGGATGAAACAGTCTATCTATGTTCCAGATCGTCCCTATAGAATTTACTCTGATGGAAGTGTTGATTACCGAACCATGCCTGAATTTGACAATAACTATGTGACAACAAGTTATTACATCACAAAAGGATACTCACCTTATGAGGTGGACAGATTGCAAAATCAAACTACTATTGATGTCTTTACCTATAGGTATGGAAAACTCCTTGTGACCTATGCTGAAGCTAAAGCCGAACTTGGAGAGGCTACGCAGGAGGTATTGGACAATAGCATCAATCTTCTTAGAGACAGAGTAGGAATGCCTCATTTAATGGTTGATGTGGGTTTTGAAGACCCTAATTGGCCGAATTGGGAAGTTCCTGTGACCCCTCTAATCAATGAGATCCGTAGAGAGAGAAGGATTGAAACTGCCGGAGAAGGAACACGATGGGAAGACCTTGTCAGGTGGAAAGCCGGTAAACTCATAGAAAATCCTTTGACATATGTAGGGGCAACGGATCCGGAAACAGGTGAATACAGGGTGATTTATCCTGGCAATACCAGAACATGGAATGACAAATTGTATTTATACCCTATTCCTGTTCAGGAGCTTTCATTAAACCCCCAACTAACCCAAAATCCAGGATGGGAGTAG
- a CDS encoding transposase — translation MSKYNPNIHHRRSIRLKGYDYSQAGLYFITICCQDRICRYGQVENGKMKLNEYGKIAHNEWLNTPKIRTNVELGEFVIMPNHIHGIIEIHDRGELNSPVTKELNSPATKESHSPVSKESHERKGVCNTPPHPIPQQPQPPKSPSNNIGAIVRGYKSSVTRQIGLLGIKGKLWQRNYYEHIIRDEKAFQNISEYIKNNPIKWMGDKFYLK, via the coding sequence ATGAGTAAATACAACCCAAATATCCACCATCGCAGGTCTATTCGGTTAAAGGGATACGATTATTCGCAAGCAGGATTGTATTTTATCACAATATGTTGTCAGGACAGGATTTGTCGTTATGGGCAGGTTGAAAATGGCAAAATGAAATTGAATGAATATGGTAAAATCGCACATAATGAATGGTTAAATACACCCAAAATTCGCACAAATGTCGAATTGGGAGAATTTGTAATTATGCCAAACCACATCCACGGCATCATCGAAATACACGATAGGGGCGAATTGAATTCGCCCGTAACCAAAGAATTGAATTCGCCCGCAACCAAAGAATCGCATTCGCCCGTATCCAAAGAATCGCACGAGCGTAAGGGCGTTTGCAATACGCCCCCACACCCCATCCCACAACAGCCACAGCCCCCAAAATCACCATCAAATAATATTGGTGCGATTGTTCGAGGATATAAATCATCTGTTACCAGACAAATTGGGTTGTTGGGGATTAAGGGAAAATTATGGCAACGCAATTATTATGAACACATCATCCGCGATGAAAAAGCATTTCAAAATATATCTGAATACATAAAAAATAATCCGATCAAATGGATGGGTGATAAATTTTATTTGAAATGA
- a CDS encoding hydroxypyruvate isomerase family protein, whose product MKRRTFFKNSLVAGAATFAGLSLPLGREAVAKASPFNMKFSPDFGLFADVAGKAPEDQIRWGHDNGFHAWECTFLQRRPLEEQNKISNTLQKLGMDFGQFVGTMDFKQVTFAGRDESIRDNVLKEVRASVEVAKRMNTKFIHNVLGMADPRLPWDFQLANATELLKRVAEIYEPHGLVMVMETMNHKINHPGMFLHSLPQSYAMAKAVDSPSVKLLCDVYHVQIQEGNLIPSIDYAWDQIAYFQIGDTPGRFEPMSGEINYKNLLQHIWDKGYRGFLGLEHSSRMPGKAGDLAVLEAYKQVDPS is encoded by the coding sequence ATGAAACGGAGAACTTTTTTTAAGAATAGCCTTGTTGCAGGTGCCGCTACTTTTGCGGGGCTTAGTTTGCCATTAGGTAGAGAAGCTGTAGCAAAGGCCAGTCCTTTTAATATGAAATTTTCACCCGATTTTGGGCTGTTTGCCGATGTGGCCGGAAAGGCGCCGGAAGACCAGATAAGGTGGGGGCATGACAATGGATTTCACGCATGGGAATGCACCTTTTTGCAAAGACGTCCATTGGAAGAACAAAACAAGATCAGTAACACCCTCCAAAAACTGGGGATGGATTTCGGACAGTTTGTAGGGACCATGGATTTCAAGCAGGTAACCTTTGCTGGACGGGATGAAAGCATCAGAGACAATGTGCTTAAAGAAGTCAGGGCTTCTGTGGAAGTTGCCAAGCGGATGAACACCAAATTTATTCACAATGTACTTGGAATGGCTGATCCAAGATTACCCTGGGACTTTCAATTGGCCAATGCCACAGAGCTCTTGAAGCGGGTTGCCGAAATCTACGAACCCCATGGATTGGTAATGGTAATGGAAACCATGAACCATAAAATAAACCATCCTGGCATGTTTCTACATTCTTTGCCACAGTCCTATGCCATGGCCAAGGCTGTGGATAGTCCTAGTGTGAAATTACTTTGTGACGTGTACCATGTGCAGATTCAGGAAGGGAATTTAATACCTAGCATTGATTATGCCTGGGATCAAATTGCCTATTTTCAGATAGGTGACACACCTGGTCGTTTTGAACCCATGTCTGGGGAAATCAATTACAAAAATTTATTGCAACATATCTGGGACAAAGGATATAGAGGCTTTTTAGGCCTTGAACATAGTTCTAGAATGCCAGGAAAAGCTGGCGATTTGGCTGTTCTGGAAGCCTACAAACAAGTTGACCCATCTTAA
- a CDS encoding TonB-dependent receptor, which produces MNKYILRQLIMVSKRLFYGFTIQLIFCTVLMANTGNAQRKTIDEVKVSLDLKEKTLLRFFKNIEAKTDFKFTYNDDMISLNQKVTISQRNTSVYKVLENVARQTQLSFTQVNDNIHVRLSAKEGATEKVDIAAIADVRVTGKVVDQNGEPLPGVTIAIPGTTTGTASDIDGNYSITVPEGATLVYSFIGFQSQRVVVGQQTIINITLEEEIGALDEVVVTGFGTQKKENLTGAVSSVSKEVLENRPITNIGQGLQGQISNLNITQNTGTPGGGATFNVRGFTSINGGSPLILVNNVPMDVNLINPNDIESISVLKDAASAAIYGARAAYGVILITTKSGSKSDKPSISLSFNTAVNTPVVQFETMDALERMNYMNTANIARNGVPYYQFTDVYQDKIIAHYNDPSQPSAFPDPQNSNIWLMSGNTNWADELMRDSYPMSQYTASITGGDDRFDYYTSLNYLYQEGINKQFDEKYKRYNFMTNLNYKITDWAKIGTKISMNNSNHIFPPNNSTNHFPEGNSPFQWHQWANWPVYFPDGNYASSGSVPNTVQFYREAGHRKREIQDTWLTGSLQLTPIKNTTINFEYTSNIKNTEEEDYYKKLPMYFVDGSVSGYYPFTNPSQVTKSNYNDKYYVLNAYADYANTFGKHDIKIMGGFNQENLDARNFYSKRENLTVESIPFMNLAYGERYVGDGASQYAIRGAFTRFNYNYDGRYLLEFNGRYDGSSKFPKADRFAFFPSLSLGWRIDNEEFFGNLDSTFDMMKVRLSYGNLGNQNVPGYYPYIATFSAGTVNYLLNDDRPLTVYAPGLVSPTLTWETVTQRNFGMDFTLYQNRLNASFDVYRRDTKNMLTRSQTLPAVLAESEPRENAADLKTTGWDLTIGWRQQSNDLRWGVNFIFSDYTSEITRFSNPVGLISDYYEGMQIGEIWGYTTTGIAQTDAEAQELDHSNLVGIERKAGDLLFADLDNDGKISPGNGTLENPGDRRIIGNNTPRYSFGVKTDLQWKNFDLDVFFQGVAKRDVWLSNNFWLGGYTSEWNAHNKLLSDFWTPENPDAYFPRPMVSGGSDVTAVQTRFLQNASYLRLKQLTLGYTLPKALTQRAKMELVRVYVSGNNIWEVTGIHEYKNLSDPEMNGAQYYPIYRSFSLGANINF; this is translated from the coding sequence ATGAATAAATATATACTGAGACAACTTATTATGGTGTCCAAAAGATTATTTTATGGCTTTACCATTCAATTGATTTTCTGCACTGTATTGATGGCTAATACCGGCAATGCACAGAGGAAAACTATTGATGAAGTCAAAGTGTCACTAGATTTAAAGGAGAAAACTTTGTTGCGGTTTTTTAAAAACATAGAAGCTAAAACTGATTTTAAGTTTACCTACAATGATGACATGATCAGTTTAAATCAAAAAGTGACCATCAGCCAGAGAAACACTTCAGTTTACAAAGTTCTGGAGAATGTTGCCCGGCAAACTCAGCTGAGTTTCACTCAGGTAAACGACAATATTCATGTCCGCTTAAGTGCTAAAGAAGGAGCAACTGAAAAGGTTGACATAGCCGCAATAGCAGATGTGAGAGTTACAGGTAAGGTAGTAGATCAAAATGGAGAACCACTACCAGGGGTTACCATAGCCATTCCAGGCACTACTACAGGCACTGCCTCAGATATTGACGGAAATTATTCAATAACGGTTCCTGAAGGTGCCACCCTGGTGTATTCATTTATTGGATTTCAGTCCCAACGAGTAGTTGTAGGACAACAAACAATTATCAATATAACACTAGAAGAGGAAATTGGAGCTTTGGATGAAGTAGTAGTCACAGGCTTTGGTACTCAGAAGAAAGAAAACCTTACGGGAGCCGTTTCAAGTGTAAGTAAGGAAGTACTAGAGAATCGACCCATAACCAATATCGGACAAGGTCTTCAAGGGCAAATCTCCAACCTTAATATTACACAGAATACAGGAACTCCAGGAGGAGGTGCTACTTTTAATGTCCGTGGTTTTACTTCCATAAATGGCGGTTCCCCACTTATCTTGGTAAACAACGTGCCAATGGATGTAAACCTTATCAATCCCAATGATATAGAAAGTATTTCTGTACTTAAAGATGCTGCCTCTGCTGCTATCTATGGCGCAAGAGCAGCCTACGGGGTTATTTTGATTACGACAAAATCAGGAAGTAAAAGTGACAAGCCCTCCATTTCACTTTCTTTCAATACTGCAGTAAATACACCGGTTGTTCAATTTGAGACCATGGATGCCCTGGAGCGAATGAACTACATGAATACCGCCAATATTGCTAGAAACGGTGTGCCTTATTACCAGTTTACAGATGTTTATCAAGACAAAATAATCGCGCATTATAATGATCCTTCCCAACCATCCGCATTCCCTGATCCTCAGAATTCGAATATATGGTTGATGAGTGGTAACACCAACTGGGCAGATGAGCTAATGAGAGACAGTTATCCTATGAGTCAATATACTGCTAGTATAACTGGAGGTGACGATAGGTTTGATTACTATACCTCACTTAATTACCTGTATCAGGAAGGGATAAATAAGCAGTTTGATGAGAAATACAAGCGTTACAATTTCATGACAAATCTGAATTATAAAATTACAGACTGGGCTAAAATTGGAACGAAAATTTCCATGAACAACAGCAACCATATTTTTCCTCCAAATAATTCCACCAATCATTTCCCTGAAGGAAACAGCCCTTTCCAGTGGCACCAATGGGCCAATTGGCCGGTTTATTTTCCAGATGGCAATTATGCTTCAAGTGGCTCTGTTCCTAATACAGTGCAATTTTACAGAGAAGCAGGGCATAGGAAAAGAGAAATTCAAGATACTTGGCTAACAGGCTCCTTACAACTTACTCCTATAAAAAATACCACGATCAATTTTGAATATACATCCAATATTAAGAACACTGAAGAAGAGGATTATTATAAAAAATTGCCAATGTACTTCGTAGATGGTTCGGTAAGTGGTTATTATCCTTTTACGAATCCAAGCCAAGTGACTAAGAGTAATTACAATGATAAATACTATGTGCTCAATGCGTATGCAGATTATGCGAATACCTTTGGTAAGCACGATATTAAAATCATGGGTGGTTTTAATCAAGAAAACCTTGATGCCAGGAATTTCTACTCTAAAAGAGAAAACCTAACTGTTGAGTCTATACCATTTATGAATTTGGCCTATGGAGAGCGTTACGTAGGGGATGGGGCTTCACAATATGCCATAAGAGGTGCTTTTACCCGTTTTAATTATAATTATGATGGGCGATACCTTTTGGAATTTAATGGGCGATATGATGGCTCTTCCAAATTCCCCAAAGCTGACAGATTTGCTTTTTTTCCTTCCCTATCTTTAGGTTGGAGAATTGATAATGAGGAGTTCTTTGGTAATCTGGATAGTACTTTTGACATGATGAAAGTACGGCTTTCCTATGGTAATCTAGGCAACCAAAATGTACCAGGTTATTATCCTTATATAGCGACCTTTAGTGCAGGAACAGTCAACTACTTGTTGAATGATGACAGACCTTTGACAGTGTATGCTCCAGGTTTGGTAAGTCCTACTTTAACTTGGGAGACTGTAACGCAAAGAAACTTTGGAATGGATTTCACCCTATACCAAAACCGGTTGAATGCTTCTTTCGACGTATACCGTAGGGATACAAAAAACATGTTGACAAGGTCTCAAACACTTCCGGCTGTACTAGCAGAAAGTGAGCCCAGAGAAAATGCGGCGGATTTGAAAACCACAGGCTGGGACTTGACAATAGGTTGGAGGCAACAAAGCAATGACTTAAGGTGGGGTGTTAATTTCATTTTCTCTGATTATACTTCTGAGATTACCAGGTTTAGCAATCCTGTAGGATTAATCTCTGACTACTATGAGGGAATGCAAATAGGAGAGATCTGGGGTTATACTACAACAGGAATTGCCCAAACAGATGCAGAAGCCCAAGAATTGGACCACAGTAACCTAGTAGGAATAGAAAGAAAAGCAGGAGATTTATTGTTTGCTGATCTTGACAATGATGGCAAGATTTCTCCTGGCAATGGAACCTTAGAAAATCCTGGAGACAGAAGAATTATAGGTAACAATACCCCGAGATACAGCTTTGGCGTGAAGACAGATCTTCAGTGGAAGAATTTTGATCTTGATGTGTTTTTCCAAGGCGTAGCCAAACGTGATGTTTGGTTAAGTAATAACTTTTGGTTAGGTGGCTATACCAGTGAGTGGAATGCGCACAATAAATTACTTTCGGATTTTTGGACCCCAGAAAATCCTGATGCTTACTTTCCAAGACCAATGGTCTCAGGTGGTTCTGATGTTACCGCTGTTCAAACCAGATTTCTTCAAAACGCTTCTTATTTAAGATTAAAGCAGTTGACATTGGGTTATACACTTCCTAAGGCTTTGACGCAAAGAGCAAAAATGGAATTGGTTAGGGTGTATGTATCAGGAAATAATATCTGGGAAGTTACAGGTATTCACGAGTACAAGAATTTATCTGACCCTGAAATGAATGGGGCCCAATATTACCCAATTTACAGGTCATTTTCTTTAGGTGCTAATATCAATTTCTAA
- a CDS encoding PVC-type heme-binding CxxCH protein, which produces MKQTILSNTFTFLCLTAVCCLPGCGEKGANSASDGSIAPEDAIASFELAPGFQMEIIANEPMVMDPVDMEIDEFGRMYVVEMPGYPIDKSGTGRIALLSDTDEDGVMDQRTIFADNLVLPNGILRWKKGVLVTDAPDVLYLEDTDGDGVADIRETIMTGFSLSNPHVNVNNPVYGIDNWIHLSHLGHIGTRKYEAEFGDKGSAIVFPNTPEGTELPKNANGHSVRFKPDIQVAELASTRSQFGHTFDRWGRYLLTHNQNHIYHEVIAAPYLSRNPGLLVSNASESISDHGKETEVFQITTNPDRQLFTPVGLTTSSSGITAYLGGAFAAPFDKAVFVAESVSNLVHVDILKEKGATFVAERLRDNKEFLASKDSWSRPVNMYVGPDGALYVLDYYRRIIEHPEWMSDEAVAAGGLSDGVGMGRIFRITPEGAGKADWSSGLTLGKESPQEWVQHLASKNNWWRNNAQRLLVTAQSQEVIPDLEKMAKNQDSAEGRLHALWTLEGLKGLSTELIIDALNDPEAGVRENAIKLAEMHLSESNDLITELLKLKTDPNARVRFQLLCTLGFIDTPEATKVAEELLFQDLSDEWVQIAALSASSSQNMPLLRTVLSRFDKDQPAYGSLIRRLTAMITANENDGEAENMLQKALDLSGNKGWEAAVLNGIADGVKRNEENEEILTNYLDKIVLAFFEHPDAKLRKSALNLIKTLDFKDENLLQASMDKAMAIATDQSIPESRRAEVLRFLPEGNVSPYAGQLKGIIATTEPIVLQIAAMQALGNIKGTEVPEYVLAKWNSLTPEIRDVALGTFMSESERVKLLLEALKDGEIPTAAIGWKMRVRLMNNGDEATRNFARELLTKDEGEEINKRYQKALEINGDPIAGKSVYIENCALCHQFRGKSGVAFGPDLGTLHNWHPKDLMANILDPNLSIAPGFDLWEVMLKDGETIQGMIMNETSAAISLRISPGVEKTINRQDIESITGMQLSLMPGLAEQLDQQKIADLMAFIRNSE; this is translated from the coding sequence ATGAAACAAACAATACTTAGTAATACGTTTACTTTTTTATGCCTTACCGCTGTCTGCTGCCTGCCTGGTTGTGGAGAGAAAGGGGCCAATTCGGCTTCAGATGGATCCATTGCTCCAGAGGATGCTATTGCTTCTTTTGAGCTTGCACCTGGTTTTCAAATGGAGATAATAGCCAATGAACCCATGGTAATGGATCCCGTGGACATGGAAATAGATGAATTTGGGAGAATGTACGTGGTGGAAATGCCAGGATACCCCATTGATAAAAGTGGTACCGGAAGGATCGCATTGTTGTCCGATACAGATGAAGATGGGGTAATGGACCAGCGAACAATCTTCGCGGACAACCTGGTATTGCCTAATGGTATTTTGAGATGGAAAAAGGGAGTTTTGGTAACAGATGCCCCAGATGTTTTGTACTTGGAAGATACCGATGGGGACGGGGTGGCTGATATTCGGGAAACCATAATGACCGGATTCTCCTTGTCCAATCCACATGTAAATGTCAACAATCCTGTTTATGGAATAGACAATTGGATCCATTTATCTCACCTGGGGCATATTGGTACAAGAAAATATGAGGCTGAGTTTGGTGACAAAGGTTCCGCCATTGTTTTTCCCAACACCCCTGAAGGTACAGAACTACCTAAAAATGCCAATGGCCATTCTGTTAGATTTAAACCTGATATTCAGGTGGCAGAGTTGGCTTCCACACGTTCCCAGTTTGGCCATACCTTTGACCGTTGGGGGAGGTATTTATTGACACACAATCAAAACCATATTTACCACGAAGTCATTGCCGCACCTTACCTTTCCCGAAACCCAGGCTTACTCGTTTCCAACGCAAGTGAATCCATCTCGGATCATGGAAAGGAAACAGAAGTCTTTCAAATAACCACTAACCCAGATCGTCAGCTTTTTACCCCAGTTGGGCTGACGACTTCTTCCAGTGGTATTACGGCCTATCTTGGCGGTGCGTTTGCAGCCCCATTTGACAAGGCAGTTTTTGTGGCTGAATCCGTGAGTAACTTGGTGCATGTGGATATTTTGAAGGAGAAAGGGGCTACTTTCGTTGCCGAAAGGTTGAGAGATAACAAAGAATTTTTGGCCTCAAAAGATTCTTGGTCCAGACCAGTAAACATGTATGTAGGCCCTGATGGTGCATTGTATGTGTTGGATTATTATCGTAGAATTATTGAGCATCCCGAGTGGATGTCTGATGAAGCTGTTGCTGCTGGTGGGCTTTCTGATGGAGTAGGGATGGGGAGAATTTTTAGAATTACCCCCGAGGGAGCTGGAAAAGCAGATTGGTCTTCAGGTTTAACATTAGGCAAGGAAAGTCCTCAGGAATGGGTTCAACATCTTGCCAGTAAAAACAATTGGTGGAGAAACAATGCGCAAAGACTCTTGGTTACCGCCCAAAGTCAGGAGGTAATTCCAGATTTGGAAAAGATGGCCAAAAATCAAGATTCGGCCGAAGGACGATTGCATGCTTTGTGGACTTTAGAGGGTTTGAAAGGCCTAAGTACTGAGCTTATCATCGATGCGCTAAATGATCCTGAAGCAGGTGTTAGGGAAAATGCCATCAAGCTTGCTGAAATGCACCTCAGCGAATCCAATGATTTAATTACCGAATTATTAAAATTAAAAACAGACCCCAATGCCAGGGTAAGGTTTCAACTACTCTGTACCTTAGGATTTATTGATACCCCTGAAGCGACGAAAGTTGCTGAAGAATTGCTGTTTCAGGACTTGTCAGATGAATGGGTTCAGATAGCAGCCCTGTCGGCATCTTCCTCTCAAAACATGCCTTTGCTTCGCACAGTGCTCAGCCGTTTTGACAAGGATCAACCTGCTTATGGTAGTCTGATTAGGCGATTAACGGCCATGATTACTGCAAATGAAAATGATGGAGAAGCAGAAAACATGCTGCAAAAAGCCCTGGACTTATCAGGAAATAAAGGATGGGAAGCCGCAGTGCTGAATGGCATAGCCGATGGTGTCAAACGAAATGAAGAGAATGAGGAGATTTTGACAAATTATCTGGATAAAATTGTACTGGCCTTTTTTGAGCACCCGGATGCTAAGCTTAGAAAATCTGCTTTGAACTTGATTAAAACCTTGGATTTCAAGGACGAGAACTTGCTTCAAGCCAGCATGGACAAAGCCATGGCTATAGCTACTGATCAGTCTATTCCTGAGAGCCGAAGAGCAGAAGTCTTAAGGTTCTTACCAGAGGGAAATGTAAGCCCTTATGCCGGACAGTTAAAAGGAATTATTGCTACTACTGAACCGATTGTATTGCAAATCGCAGCCATGCAAGCCTTGGGGAATATTAAAGGAACAGAAGTGCCTGAATATGTTCTTGCCAAATGGAATTCCCTGACCCCTGAAATAAGGGATGTTGCATTGGGAACCTTTATGAGCGAATCCGAGCGGGTCAAATTATTGCTTGAGGCGCTAAAAGATGGTGAAATTCCCACAGCAGCGATTGGCTGGAAAATGAGGGTAAGGCTTATGAACAATGGTGATGAAGCCACGCGTAATTTTGCAAGAGAACTATTGACTAAGGATGAAGGAGAGGAAATCAATAAGCGGTACCAGAAGGCTTTGGAAATAAATGGAGATCCTATTGCCGGAAAATCAGTGTACATAGAAAATTGTGCCCTTTGCCACCAATTTAGAGGAAAAAGTGGAGTGGCTTTTGGACCTGATCTTGGAACATTGCACAACTGGCATCCAAAAGACCTTATGGCCAATATTCTGGATCCCAATTTATCTATCGCTCCAGGCTTTGATTTATGGGAAGTGATGCTTAAAGATGGAGAAACCATACAGGGGATGATCATGAATGAAACTTCAGCGGCGATAAGTCTAAGGATTTCCCCAGGTGTAGAAAAAACCATAAACAGGCAGGACATAGAATCCATAACAGGAATGCAACTGTCGTTGATGCCAGGCTTGGCTGAACAGCTCGACCAGCAAAAAATCGCTGACCTGATGGCCTTTATTAGAAATTCAGAATAA